The Crocosphaera subtropica ATCC 51142 genome includes a window with the following:
- a CDS encoding sensor domain-containing phosphodiesterase, producing MNNSPENIREAFSEQRVNYYHQLALDNLMDVISFHTVEGIYLYISPSCQSFLGYEPQVFIGQSAEVLCHPEDCDVIRTFYQQLKQQWNSDPITYRIRHAVGHYVWLETSAKVIPNQKTGEIQEILCISREVTKQKQNQEHFKNYQQPHIFILDNLPDLITTHSKEGIFQYVSQVSYQLLGYIPQALIGRTLASFCHGQDQVLIKQFYQELEQKKSLASVIYRMSHQEGYYLWIETLGKVILHPQTGEIQEILCVSRNITKRKQIEEALIQAERQYYKIFEKSNQGIFQLSPEGYFIDVNPALAQLYGYNNPQDLLESIHKRTNPVYVEGKNHDSLLDILKTDGEIINFQSQIYCKNGEIIDIEETIWAVYDQCEQILYYQGTVQKVINPQIKGDTLTRIQLETDLRQAIKNKQLSLYYQPIVELDTGHLSGFEALIRWQHPIKGPISPIEFIPIAEESGLINTLGWWVLEQACYQLQTWQNLNTQAAKLVMNVNVSAQQLKQETWVERLNHLLEKMGVEGKQLKLEITESCLLETVQNETQRVRQLKNLGLGLCIDDFGTGYSSLSRLHEFPIDTLKIDRSFISKLGISDKVIVPMIINLAHTLGMNVVAEGIETREQFNQLQGLNCELGQGFFFAKPMTGEQATHWVMQEIRSRQEFGVNTP from the coding sequence ATGAACAACAGTCCAGAAAATATAAGGGAAGCATTCTCTGAACAAAGGGTTAACTATTATCATCAGTTAGCTTTAGATAATTTAATGGATGTAATTAGTTTTCATACAGTAGAAGGAATTTATCTATATATTTCTCCTTCTTGTCAATCTTTTTTAGGCTATGAACCTCAAGTTTTTATTGGACAATCGGCCGAAGTTTTATGTCATCCTGAAGATTGTGATGTAATTAGGACATTTTATCAACAATTAAAACAGCAATGGAATAGTGATCCAATTACTTATCGCATCCGTCATGCTGTGGGACATTATGTTTGGTTAGAAACCTCAGCCAAAGTCATCCCAAACCAAAAGACAGGAGAGATTCAAGAAATATTATGTATTTCTCGTGAAGTTACTAAACAAAAGCAAAATCAAGAACATTTCAAAAACTATCAACAACCTCATATTTTCATTTTAGATAACTTACCTGATTTAATAACAACCCATAGTAAAGAGGGAATTTTTCAATACGTTTCTCAAGTTTCTTATCAGTTATTAGGTTATATTCCTCAAGCTTTGATCGGTCGCACTCTAGCATCATTTTGTCATGGTCAAGATCAGGTCTTAATTAAACAATTTTATCAAGAATTAGAACAAAAAAAATCCTTAGCCTCCGTCATTTATCGGATGAGTCATCAAGAGGGTTATTATCTCTGGATAGAAACCCTTGGAAAAGTGATCCTTCATCCACAAACAGGAGAAATTCAAGAAATATTATGTGTGTCTCGAAATATTACTAAACGGAAGCAGATAGAAGAGGCTTTGATTCAAGCAGAACGACAATATTACAAAATTTTTGAAAAGAGTAATCAAGGAATTTTTCAACTGAGTCCTGAAGGTTATTTCATAGATGTTAATCCTGCTTTAGCACAACTTTATGGTTATAATAATCCCCAAGATTTATTAGAAAGTATTCATAAGCGGACTAATCCAGTTTATGTTGAAGGCAAAAACCATGATAGTCTTTTAGATATTTTAAAAACCGATGGAGAGATCATTAATTTTCAATCTCAAATCTATTGTAAAAATGGAGAAATCATCGATATTGAAGAAACAATTTGGGCCGTTTATGATCAGTGTGAACAAATTCTTTATTATCAAGGAACTGTTCAAAAAGTTATCAATCCTCAAATTAAAGGCGATACTTTAACCCGTATTCAATTAGAAACGGATCTAAGACAAGCTATAAAAAATAAACAACTCTCTCTTTATTATCAGCCTATTGTCGAATTAGATACAGGCCATTTAAGTGGATTTGAAGCGTTAATTAGATGGCAACATCCGATTAAAGGCCCCATTTCTCCTATTGAATTTATCCCCATTGCCGAAGAAAGTGGCCTGATTAATACTCTGGGTTGGTGGGTACTAGAACAAGCTTGTTATCAATTACAAACCTGGCAAAATTTAAACACACAAGCCGCTAAATTAGTAATGAATGTTAATGTATCAGCACAACAATTAAAACAAGAAACATGGGTTGAAAGATTGAATCATTTATTAGAAAAAATGGGAGTTGAAGGAAAACAATTAAAATTAGAAATCACAGAAAGTTGTTTACTTGAAACCGTTCAAAATGAAACCCAAAGAGTGAGACAATTAAAAAACTTAGGTTTAGGATTATGTATTGATGATTTTGGCACTGGTTATTCCTCCTTAAGTCGCTTACATGAATTTCCCATTGATACCTTAAAAATTGATCGTTCTTTTATTAGTAAATTAGGAATTTCTGATAAAGTCATTGTTCCTATGATTATTAACTTAGCCCATACCTTAGGGATGAATGTAGTAGCAGAAGGGATTGAAACCCGTGAACAATTTAATCAATTACAGGGTTTAAATTGTGAATTAGGGCAAGGCTTTTTCTTTGCTAAACCCATGACTGGGGAACAAGCAACCCATTGGGTAATGCAAGAAATCAGAAGCCGTCAGGAGTTTGGGGTTAATACGCCCTAA